The Natrinema pellirubrum DSM 15624 region TGACCGACACCGAGCCGTACGTCCTCGCCTGGACCGGCCGGGTCGACGTCACGAGACGGCGGCTCTCGCCTCGCGAGTGGGACAGTCGCGATGACGTTCCGCTCGAGGACGACGAACTCGTTCTCGAGAGCGACGAATCCCACCCCGCGGTTCGGGCGTTCGTCGACCACGAGCCGCAGGTGATCGACGATATCGACGCGTTCGACGACGCCGACCGCTGGTGGCCCGTGGGAGCCGGCGAGCGGTTCCAGTCGGTCGCCGCGTTACCGCTTGCCTACGGCGACGTGACCTACGGCGTCCTCGTGGTGTTTGCCGACGAAACGGATGCCTTCGACGAGCGGGAGTCGCTGGTCCTCGAGTCGCTCGCCGGGACGGTCGCGACCGCGATGAACGCCCTCGAGGCCAGGCGGATGCTCACGAGCGAGGCCGTCGTCTCGATCGAGGTCGCCGTCGAGGACCCGTCGCTGTTCGTCACGTCGCTGTCCGAGCGCGTCGACGCGACGATCAGCTACCGCGGGCTGACCTACGACGCCGACGAGACGCCGCAGTTGCTCCTGTATGCCGATCGCGAGATCGACCAGGAGGCGGTCCTCGCACCGGACGCGGACGTCCGCGACCTCTCGGTCCTCTCGAAAAACGACGGCGGGACCCTCCTCGAGGTCACCGCCGGGGATGGCCCAGTAACGGCGCTGAACGAACACGGCGCGGTGGTACAGGAGTTGTCGGTCAGCGACGGCGTCGCCGACCTCGCCGTCGAGTTTCCCGACAGCCGGTCCGCTCGCTCCGCGTACGACCTCCTCGAACGCCGGTACGATCGGGTCGAACTGATCAGCTACCACGAACAGGAGGAGCCGAGCCAACGGCCACACGACGTCTCGGCGCGGCTCGAGTCGTCGCTGACCGACCGACAGTTGCTGGCGTTGCGAAAGGCGTACCACGCGAATTACTTCGAGTGGCCCCGCGACATCTCCGGCGAGGAACTGGCCGATTCGATGGACATCTCCCGATCGACGTTCCACCAGCACCTCCGGACCGCCCAGCGGAAGGTCCTCGAGGAACTGTTCGATTAGACGGACGATAGTAGCTCTTGGAACGACGCCACACCAATCGCAACGCTGTCCTGCGATCGGGTGTACAGTGACTTTCAAGAGCGACTATATTGTACCGAGTTACCGAAGCGACCGCAGGGTGGGCGCGGTGGCGCCGGAACTGACCGACGACGATCCGTCCGACCCGTCGGTCGACGGGACTGTGTCGGGATCGTGACCGTCCTCCGACAACGATTCTGAACATAGTGAGGGTATGCTACTTTATACTCTCCTGTCGTACCGTATACATCCGTTCGCCGGCGGGTAGGGTCAGCAACAGAGAATGCAACAGGAACACATCGACGCAGGCAAGGCGATACAGAAGCGGACCGGGAAGACGTTCTATCTCGCGACGCGGTTTCTCCCCGAGCGAGTGCGACACGCCACGCACGTCCTCTACGCGTTCTTTCGGATCGCCGACGAGGTCGTCGACGACGCCGCGGGCGTCGACCCGGCCCAACAGCGCGCACAACTCGAGGAACTCCGGGAACAGGCACTGGGCGACCGCGAGCCTGACGGTCCGGTCCTCGAGGCGTTCGTCGAGCTTCGGGAGCGATACGGCATCAGCGACCACGAGGTCGACGTCTTCATCGACGCGATGGCGACGGACATCGACACCCACCGGTACGAGACCTACGCGGACCTGGAGTCGTACATGCGCGGGTCGGCGGCTGCGGTCGGCGTGATGATGACCGCCATCATGGAGCCCGAGGCCGAGGAGACGGCGATCCCCCACGCGGTAACACTCGGCGAGGCGTTCCAGATGACGAACTTCCTGCGGGACGTTCGGGAAGACGTCATCGAGCGGGATCGGATCTACATCCCACAGGAGACGCTTCGCGAACACGGCGTCGATCCGGCGCAGGTCGAACGCCTCGAACACTCCGAGTCGTTCGCGGCGGCGATGGAGGCCGAACTCAAACGAACCGAGGACCTCTACCGTGAAGGGGTCGCCGGCATCCGGTATCTCCCCGAGGACTGCCAGCTGCCCGTGTTGCTGGCGGCGGTCCTCTATGCGGAACACCACTCGCTCATCCGCGCCCAGGAGTACGATGTCCTCTCCGCCGAGCCGTCGCTGTCGACGGCTCGGAAGCTGTGGTGTCTCGCGAAGACGCGCTGGCACTGGCACTGGAACCGGGATCCGGAAGCGGTGTTCCAGCGGGTGTCGGCAGTGCCGACCCGCGAGCCCAGCCGTCACGGGCCCGAACACGGCGACGGTATCCCGACGCGGTAGCTTTTGAAACCCCTCGATATGGTGGCTATTCCTTCGTTGTGACCGGTTCCGTAACCGACGGTATGTCCACGGACACAGGGTCCGATATCACCGGCAACGACAAACGCATGGCCCGGACAACGGCGATCGGTCTCGGCGTCTGGCTCGCGATAACCGTCGCCGCAGTCGTGGTACTACTCCTACTGGGCGACGCCATCTCGAGCCTGTTCATCTGATCACTCCGAGACGTCGTCGGTCGTCAGCGCCGCCGTCTCGGCGACGATGAACTTCGCCAGTTTGCGCTTTTCGTGTTCGTCGACCAGATGGTCCTCGAGTTGCCGATCGGCCCCGGGCGGCTCGCGGCAGACGGGACACTCGAGGGGTTCTTTGGTCGCCATACGGGGCCCACGAGGGCCACGAGCAAAAGCGAGTGGCCGGCATACTTGACTGCGTTCGACGCCGGCCGGGATCCGCGGTCGCGTTCGTCGGACCGTTACGTTCCCCGGACCATCCCGAGGTCGTAGCGGTCGGTCCGGAGCAGGCCGAGACAGAACGCGCCGGCCACCCCGGCCGCCAGCCAGTTCGTATAGAGGAGGTTGATCGCCCCCCACAGGAGGACGAAACTCACCAGGTCGTCCAGCGCGAACTCACAGGCCCGGACGCGGTCGACGAGCGCCCGCCGGTCAAAGGCGAGTTCGACGAGGACGACGGCGACGGTCCCAGAGAGGAGCCAGCCCCGGTAGTTCGAGAGGGGAACGCCGTAGTAGCCGCCGGGTGGCACGTACGACCAGAAACCGATGGCGACGGCCGCCGGATCGAGGACCAGATCGACTGCCACTACGGCGGCGATCGCGCCGAGCAGTCGGGGGACGAGCCGAGCAACCCGGTCGCCAAGCGCCAGCAACGTCAGCAGGTACGCGTTCAGTACTAACGGAACGAAAAACAGCGGCAGGGCAAGCGGCACCTCGCCGCCGAGCATCGGCCCGAGGCTGATCCCGTATTCGAAGGTCCCGTAGGGCCAGCCGGTCCGAACGCCCAGCAGTTCGATCCCGTAGGTGTAGGCGATCAGGACGGCCAGTGGCAGGGTCGCCCGTCTGTCGACCTGCGGTAACAGGGCGACGACCAACGGCGAGCGCATCACCAGCGTCCCGAACAGGATCAGCAGCGGGTTGTACGACAGCGCCGGCGGGAGCAATCCCTCGGCGCTGGCGACCAGCGTCACCGCACCGATCACGGGGAAGACGACCGCGATGGTAAACCGGTTCTCGCGGATCAGGGCTTC contains the following coding sequences:
- the cruF gene encoding bisanhydrobacterioruberin hydratase produces the protein MDSGEPTAPGSEAEADASSRDSNTATSSPRSGDATLDDSTRATVQRRLEALIRENRFTIAVVFPVIGAVTLVASAEGLLPPALSYNPLLILFGTLVMRSPLVVALLPQVDRRATLPLAVLIAYTYGIELLGVRTGWPYGTFEYGISLGPMLGGEVPLALPLFFVPLVLNAYLLTLLALGDRVARLVPRLLGAIAAVVAVDLVLDPAAVAIGFWSYVPPGGYYGVPLSNYRGWLLSGTVAVVLVELAFDRRALVDRVRACEFALDDLVSFVLLWGAINLLYTNWLAAGVAGAFCLGLLRTDRYDLGMVRGT
- a CDS encoding bacterio-opsin activator domain-containing protein, which produces MGTRHELAASALEDLPITVALIDENGEILLTNRSWREFGPADGPTDHVGVDYLANATTAEDEHARRAVEGIEAVLAGDRDAFSMEYPCHSPDQQRWFLMRVTQFSHEGRRLASLVHLEITDRKLAEIAAEENERRIREERKTVEHVLERVDGLVTEITDAAVGAETRAALERDVCTRLTDTEPYVLAWTGRVDVTRRRLSPREWDSRDDVPLEDDELVLESDESHPAVRAFVDHEPQVIDDIDAFDDADRWWPVGAGERFQSVAALPLAYGDVTYGVLVVFADETDAFDERESLVLESLAGTVATAMNALEARRMLTSEAVVSIEVAVEDPSLFVTSLSERVDATISYRGLTYDADETPQLLLYADREIDQEAVLAPDADVRDLSVLSKNDGGTLLEVTAGDGPVTALNEHGAVVQELSVSDGVADLAVEFPDSRSARSAYDLLERRYDRVELISYHEQEEPSQRPHDVSARLESSLTDRQLLALRKAYHANYFEWPRDISGEELADSMDISRSTFHQHLRTAQRKVLEELFD
- a CDS encoding phytoene/squalene synthase family protein, with translation MQQEHIDAGKAIQKRTGKTFYLATRFLPERVRHATHVLYAFFRIADEVVDDAAGVDPAQQRAQLEELREQALGDREPDGPVLEAFVELRERYGISDHEVDVFIDAMATDIDTHRYETYADLESYMRGSAAAVGVMMTAIMEPEAEETAIPHAVTLGEAFQMTNFLRDVREDVIERDRIYIPQETLREHGVDPAQVERLEHSESFAAAMEAELKRTEDLYREGVAGIRYLPEDCQLPVLLAAVLYAEHHSLIRAQEYDVLSAEPSLSTARKLWCLAKTRWHWHWNRDPEAVFQRVSAVPTREPSRHGPEHGDGIPTR